From the Glandiceps talaboti chromosome 10, keGlaTala1.1, whole genome shotgun sequence genome, one window contains:
- the LOC144441005 gene encoding TNF receptor-associated factor 3-like, protein MSSTLPDMMPATTHYYLCIRCEKILRDPQQLSCGHRICGKHIENYNDSVQTLVCGGCLREGVLTPLKKDKIFRDRGSERDMLKYNVPCHNDACPWKGPYTMYDKKHADECPYEEMVCDGPKCKMKIFRKNREHHLMNDCISKDSTDEWIQHLIKESFNGMLVWKIADFKNQRQDSISGKHLWIHSHCFYSGSHGYKMCARMYLNGDGIGKDNYVSLFLVIMKGPSDDVLSWPFRQNITFMWVDQNNTKHLIDNFRPDPKSDLSKRPSQDMNIVSGCPVFMSLSQLSDSRYAYVKNDVAYILVKVDTNDTI, encoded by the exons ATGTCCAGCACCTTACCAGACATGATGCCAGCTACTACCCATTATTATCTATGCATCCGCTGTGAGAAAATCCTACGAGATCCACAACAGCTCAGCTGTGGTCATAGAATTTGTGGAAAACATATTGAAAACTACAATGACAG TGTACAAACTCTGGTATGTGGAGGTTGCTTACGAGAAGGTGTTTTAACACCTCTGAAGAAAGACAAG ATCTTTCGAGACCGAGGATCTGAGCGAGATATgctcaaatacaatgtaccttgTCACAATGATGCATGCCCATGGAAAGGACCATATACCATGTATGATAAG AAACATGCAGATGAATGTCCATATGAAGAAATGGTATGTGATGGGCccaaatgtaaaatgaaaatattccgCAAGAACAGAGAGCATCATTTGATGAACGACTGTATCAGCAAG GATtcaacagatgaatggatacAACACCTAATCAAAGAGTCTTTTAATGGTATGCTGGTGTGGAAGATTGCCGACTTTAAAAATCAACGCCAAGACTCCATCTCTGGCAAACATCTATGGATACACAGTCATTGTTTTTATAGCGGTAGCCATGGCTACAAAATGTGCGCTCGAATGTACCTAAATGGTGATGGCATAGGCAAGGACAACTATGTATCTCTTTTCTTAGTCATAATGAAGGGTCCCTCAGACGATGTCTTAAGTTGGCCATTTCGCCAAAACATCACATTCATGTGGGTAGATCAGAACAACACGAAACATCTTATTGATAATTTTCGACCTGATCCGAAATCTGATTTATCCAAACGGCCATCTCAAGATATGAATATCGTCAGTGGGTGTCCCGTATTCATGTCATTGTCACAATTAAGTGATAGTAGGTATGCGTACGTGAAAAATGATGTAGCATACATCTTAGTGAAGGTTGACACGAATGACACGATCTAG